Proteins encoded within one genomic window of Geotalea daltonii FRC-32:
- a CDS encoding YajD family HNH nuclease, whose product MAPSFRPRAPKPVAKTQEEADEIIRKMKAGQKAPDNYRERSLKLHGWICAKCGREFDLDNLHLLTVHHKDGNHNYNPPDGSNWENLCVYCHDDEHSRSILADYLQGDKRKK is encoded by the coding sequence ATGGCCCCATCCTTTCGTCCACGCGCCCCGAAACCTGTGGCAAAAACACAAGAAGAAGCCGATGAGATAATTCGCAAAATGAAGGCAGGACAAAAGGCGCCGGACAACTACCGGGAGCGTTCCCTCAAGCTCCATGGCTGGATCTGTGCCAAGTGCGGCCGGGAATTCGACCTGGACAATCTCCACCTGCTCACCGTCCATCACAAGGACGGCAATCATAATTACAACCCGCCCGACGGCAGCAACTGGGAAAACCTCTGTGTCTACTGCCACGATGACGAGCACAGCCGGTCGATCCTGGCCGATTATCTCCAGGGGGATAAGCGGAAGAAATGA
- a CDS encoding 2-oxoglutarate dehydrogenase E1 component — MPFNMNFSPEWIEEQYLLWQEHPERLPVDLQAFFNGFELGLEGGEGKADLRFAIKQSAVQSLIYRYRDIGHLLACTDPLSPCQIDHPLLSLEAFGLDASDLDKVFHTRRFMKESATLREILQVMHDTYCRSIGVEFMHIQEPAERQWLMDRMEPVRNSPSFSIGQKQEIAGHIYQAALFEAFLNRKFAGQTRFSLEGGESLIPLLKWLMAGAAERGVTDLILGMPHRGRLNVLANVFDKPLEEIFAEFADNSQHGIIGEGDVKYHKGYSIDVTPVGGHTIHLTLAANPSHLEAIDPVVEGKCRARQDRCCDSRGDLVLPVLIHGDAAFSGQGVVAETFNLSQLEGYRTGGTVHIVLNNQIGFTTLAADARSSCYATDGAKMVQAPVFHVQGDDPEAVVHATRLALEYRQAFRRDVVVEVICYRRYGHNEGDEPYFTQPLMYEKIKNRQPLHELYAMKLRDEGVDGAELEKLFRAVSAHLEAAIGQEATDSDVGFREGWGGIERDYAPHKVETGVGAGELISMMEVLTAFPDGFTPHPKLATLLKRRLEAVKQGNGIDWATAENLAFASLLQEGTSLRLSGQDVRRGTFSQRHCTFFDYHTEKMHVPLAALAKDNAVFNAYDSMLSEYAVLGFEYGYSVESPLGLTVWEAQYGDFANGAQVVIDQFVSSGESKWDRGSGLVLLLPHGYEGQGAEHSSARIERFLQLCAMNNMQVCYPTTPAQYFHLLRRQVKQPFRKPLVIFTPKSLLRNPLCVSTLDDFGGWFREILPAEDNPDKVRQVLICSGKIYFELLKEKMAAGREDVALVRIEQLYPLRLDLLRDTLLRYRQASFRWVQEEPRNMGAWIFIRPQLEEITGGKVAYVGREEEAAPAVGSHRQHMVEQERVINDAFA; from the coding sequence ATGCCGTTCAATATGAATTTCAGTCCTGAATGGATTGAAGAGCAGTACCTTCTTTGGCAAGAACACCCTGAGCGGCTGCCGGTCGACCTGCAGGCATTTTTCAACGGTTTCGAGTTGGGGCTGGAAGGTGGCGAAGGCAAAGCAGACCTTCGTTTTGCGATCAAGCAATCGGCGGTGCAGTCGCTTATCTACCGCTACCGGGACATCGGCCACCTCCTTGCCTGTACCGATCCCCTTTCTCCCTGCCAAATCGACCACCCCCTGCTCAGTCTTGAAGCATTCGGCCTGGATGCCTCCGACCTGGATAAGGTTTTCCATACCCGCCGCTTCATGAAGGAAAGTGCAACTCTGCGAGAGATCCTGCAGGTAATGCACGATACCTACTGCCGCTCTATTGGTGTTGAATTCATGCATATCCAGGAACCGGCGGAGCGGCAGTGGCTGATGGACCGCATGGAGCCGGTGCGAAACAGCCCCTCCTTTTCCATTGGCCAAAAGCAGGAGATAGCCGGCCATATTTACCAGGCAGCGCTATTCGAGGCATTCCTCAACCGCAAGTTCGCCGGCCAGACCCGCTTCTCCCTGGAAGGGGGGGAAAGCCTGATACCCCTACTCAAGTGGCTTATGGCAGGAGCGGCCGAACGGGGTGTCACTGATCTGATCCTGGGGATGCCCCACCGTGGGCGGCTTAATGTATTGGCCAATGTGTTTGACAAGCCGCTGGAGGAAATTTTTGCCGAGTTCGCCGATAACAGCCAGCATGGGATCATCGGCGAGGGAGACGTAAAATATCACAAGGGATATTCCATAGATGTAACGCCGGTGGGCGGCCATACCATTCATCTTACCCTGGCGGCCAATCCAAGCCATCTGGAGGCCATCGACCCGGTGGTGGAAGGAAAATGCCGGGCACGCCAGGATCGCTGCTGCGACAGCCGCGGCGACCTGGTCCTGCCGGTCCTTATCCACGGCGATGCCGCCTTTTCCGGGCAGGGGGTGGTGGCCGAAACCTTCAACCTCTCCCAGCTGGAAGGCTACCGCACCGGCGGCACTGTGCACATTGTCCTCAACAACCAAATCGGCTTTACTACCCTTGCTGCCGATGCCCGCTCCAGCTGTTATGCCACCGATGGGGCGAAAATGGTCCAGGCTCCCGTTTTCCACGTCCAGGGGGACGACCCGGAGGCGGTGGTCCATGCGACGAGGCTAGCCCTGGAATACCGGCAGGCTTTTCGTCGTGATGTGGTGGTGGAGGTCATCTGCTACCGGCGCTACGGACATAACGAAGGAGACGAGCCCTACTTCACCCAGCCCCTCATGTACGAAAAGATCAAGAACCGTCAGCCGCTCCATGAGCTGTACGCTATGAAACTGAGAGATGAAGGCGTTGACGGCGCTGAGCTGGAAAAGCTCTTCCGGGCAGTTTCTGCCCATCTTGAAGCCGCTATCGGGCAGGAAGCCACCGACTCCGACGTGGGGTTCCGGGAAGGGTGGGGCGGAATCGAGCGGGATTACGCCCCCCATAAGGTCGAAACCGGAGTCGGGGCAGGAGAACTTATTTCCATGATGGAGGTTCTGACGGCCTTTCCGGATGGCTTTACGCCACATCCGAAACTGGCAACCCTGCTGAAACGGCGGCTTGAAGCGGTGAAACAGGGCAACGGCATCGACTGGGCCACCGCGGAGAATCTGGCCTTTGCTTCACTTCTGCAGGAAGGTACTTCCCTTCGTCTTTCCGGACAGGATGTGAGAAGAGGCACCTTCAGCCAACGTCATTGCACCTTCTTCGATTATCACACCGAAAAGATGCATGTTCCCCTTGCTGCCCTGGCCAAAGATAATGCAGTATTCAACGCTTACGACAGCATGCTTTCCGAGTATGCTGTGCTCGGTTTCGAATACGGCTACTCGGTGGAGTCCCCCTTGGGACTGACCGTATGGGAGGCCCAGTACGGAGATTTCGCCAACGGTGCACAGGTTGTCATCGATCAGTTCGTCTCCTCGGGGGAAAGCAAGTGGGACCGGGGAAGCGGTCTGGTCCTGCTGCTTCCCCACGGCTACGAGGGGCAGGGAGCCGAGCATTCCAGCGCCAGGATCGAGCGGTTCCTCCAGCTCTGCGCCATGAACAACATGCAGGTGTGTTATCCGACAACTCCGGCCCAATATTTCCATCTGCTGCGACGTCAGGTAAAGCAGCCCTTCAGAAAGCCGCTGGTTATTTTCACTCCCAAAAGCCTGCTCCGCAATCCCCTCTGTGTCTCAACCCTGGATGATTTCGGCGGCTGGTTCCGGGAGATCCTGCCCGCAGAAGACAACCCGGACAAGGTTCGGCAGGTGCTGATCTGCTCAGGCAAGATCTATTTCGAGCTGCTTAAGGAGAAGATGGCTGCGGGGCGGGAAGACGTGGCACTGGTGAGGATCGAGCAGCTTTATCCTCTGCGTCTTGACCTGCTTCGCGATACCCTTCTCAGATACCGGCAGGCCTCCTTTCGCTGGGTACAGGAAGAACCGCGCAACATGGGGGCATGGATTTTCATCCGGCCGCAGCTTGAGGAAATAACAGGCGGCAAGGTGGCATACGTGGGGAGGGAGGAGGAAGCGGCGCCGGCCGTCGGGTCCCATCGGCAGCACATGGTGGAGCAGGAACGGGTGATAAATGATGCATTTGCCTAG
- the odhB gene encoding 2-oxoglutarate dehydrogenase complex dihydrolipoyllysine-residue succinyltransferase, protein MEIKVPAVGESITEALVAKWHKGDGERVEKDEVLCEIETDKITLEINADASGTLAIRAKEGETVQIGAVIGTIDEKGAAGQASGPAKPSGPEKEKTEPQPPLSPAVRKMAQEKGIKAETIKGSGKGGRVTVDDLLKQQPEPSPQPTLFVRSEEPAPYQTVEESRITRKKMTPIRRKIAERLLAARQQTAMLTTFNEVDMGRIMELRRQHKEHFQKKFGVTLGFMPFFIKACIDALREFPMVNARIDGDEIVQQHFYDMGIAIGGEKGLVVPVIRDADRLTLVEMEKKIRSLVEQVENNRLSLEDLTGGTFTISNGGVYGSMLSTPILNPPQSGVLGMHAIQDRPVARDGQVVIRPMMYLALSYDHRIIDGREAVGFLKRVKEYVEDPEEMLLEG, encoded by the coding sequence ATGGAAATAAAAGTTCCGGCAGTGGGGGAATCGATCACCGAGGCGCTGGTTGCCAAGTGGCACAAGGGGGATGGCGAGCGGGTGGAGAAGGATGAGGTCCTCTGCGAGATCGAGACCGACAAGATCACCCTGGAGATCAATGCAGATGCTTCCGGAACCCTTGCCATCCGGGCAAAGGAAGGGGAAACGGTGCAGATTGGCGCTGTCATCGGCACCATTGATGAAAAAGGTGCGGCAGGGCAGGCCTCTGGCCCGGCGAAGCCATCAGGCCCGGAAAAGGAAAAAACAGAGCCGCAGCCGCCGCTTTCTCCGGCGGTGCGGAAGATGGCCCAGGAAAAGGGAATAAAGGCTGAAACCATCAAGGGGAGCGGCAAGGGGGGCAGAGTAACGGTGGACGACCTGCTCAAGCAACAGCCTGAGCCGAGTCCGCAACCTACTCTTTTCGTCCGCTCGGAGGAGCCTGCGCCATACCAGACCGTTGAGGAAAGCAGGATCACCCGCAAAAAGATGACCCCGATCCGCAGAAAGATTGCCGAAAGACTGCTGGCGGCGCGGCAGCAGACGGCCATGCTCACCACCTTCAATGAGGTCGATATGGGCAGGATCATGGAGCTGCGCCGGCAGCACAAGGAACACTTCCAGAAGAAATTCGGGGTGACCCTGGGGTTTATGCCCTTCTTCATCAAGGCCTGTATCGATGCCCTCCGTGAATTCCCCATGGTCAACGCCCGCATCGACGGCGATGAAATAGTCCAGCAGCATTTCTATGACATGGGTATAGCCATTGGCGGCGAAAAGGGACTGGTGGTGCCGGTTATCCGCGATGCCGACCGGTTGACCCTTGTGGAGATGGAGAAAAAGATACGATCGCTGGTGGAGCAGGTCGAGAACAACCGCTTGAGCCTTGAAGATTTGACCGGCGGCACCTTCACCATCAGTAACGGCGGCGTTTATGGTTCCATGCTCAGCACCCCCATACTCAATCCGCCCCAGAGCGGTGTGCTGGGGATGCATGCCATTCAGGACCGGCCGGTGGCCAGGGACGGGCAGGTGGTGATCCGTCCCATGATGTACCTGGCGCTCTCCTACGACCATCGCATTATCGATGGGCGGGAGGCGGTGGGGTTCCTCAAGAGGGTGAAAGAGTATGTCGAGGATCCGGAGGAAATGCTGTTGGAGGGATAG
- a CDS encoding Rne/Rng family ribonuclease — protein sequence MSKKMLINALHAEEARVAIVEDGHLVELDIEIAGSEQTRGNVYKGVVVRVEPGLQAAFVDIGHKKLGFLQMGEIHPENWQWRDDVPEEQRNRRPRIQEILRRGQELIVQVEKGERDNKGAALTTYISLPGRYMVLMPGSDSAGISRKVESESERKKLKEMVADLEIPEGIGYIMRTEAMGRTKTELAKDLQYLVKLYSSIREKGAELKGAGLIYQESDLVIRTIRDYFNAEIDEVLVDSKDVYKQARAFFKETMPKYEKLVKMHQEKRPIFSRYQLEEQIDLIYEKKVPLKSGGSIFIEPTEALVSIDVNSGKSTGEKGVEDTAFKTNLEAAAEAARQLRLRDLGGLIVIDFIDMRERKHNNEVEKALKTALKGDKARVTVGKISQFGLLEMSRQRIKQTINQASSLECPHCEGRGKVKSVEAMAVSFLRKVHAAAAKGTVAEVRGGLPLEVAYFLLNRKKRELAQIETDYDLDVTVKGKPSFLLNQIELELIKREKPFTEEIAPEVPTTEAGVPALAAAAAEAPPAEEGKPKKKRRRKKKHHVEGEAAPLGEEIAVPPAVESAEEEGHEAAAETTETVEVSGAEVAEEHKKKRRRRRRRGGKGAGEAVAPAETSTVPEIAASTGEAISEQAAEPATEGETTAEESKKKRRRRRKRGGKQATSEAVAGAGAETAHAGEAAQEVPQQPEKPAEQPAEEKAKKPRAPRKKKPAAEAVPEAPAPVEVPETEPAKPKRAARPRKAAPEKSEEPQAEPAGEAQEKPKRKRAPRKKKEESPAE from the coding sequence ATGTCGAAAAAAATGTTGATCAATGCGCTCCATGCCGAAGAGGCGCGGGTGGCTATCGTCGAGGACGGTCACCTGGTGGAGCTGGATATCGAGATTGCCGGGAGCGAACAGACCCGCGGCAACGTCTACAAAGGTGTGGTGGTCCGGGTGGAACCTGGCCTGCAGGCCGCATTTGTGGATATCGGCCATAAAAAACTCGGCTTTCTCCAGATGGGGGAAATTCACCCGGAAAACTGGCAGTGGCGTGACGATGTGCCCGAAGAGCAGCGTAACCGGCGGCCCCGCATCCAGGAGATCCTCCGCCGGGGCCAGGAGCTCATCGTTCAGGTGGAAAAGGGTGAACGGGACAATAAGGGCGCCGCCCTGACCACCTACATTTCCCTTCCCGGCCGCTATATGGTGCTCATGCCGGGAAGCGACTCCGCCGGTATCTCCCGCAAGGTGGAGAGCGAAAGCGAGAGGAAAAAGCTCAAGGAGATGGTGGCTGACCTGGAGATCCCGGAAGGTATTGGCTACATCATGCGCACCGAGGCGATGGGGCGGACCAAAACGGAACTGGCCAAGGATCTGCAGTACCTGGTTAAGCTCTACAGCAGCATTCGGGAAAAGGGGGCTGAACTCAAGGGCGCCGGTCTGATCTACCAGGAATCGGATCTGGTTATCCGCACCATTCGCGATTACTTCAACGCCGAGATCGATGAAGTGCTTGTGGACAGCAAGGATGTCTACAAGCAGGCACGGGCTTTCTTCAAGGAAACCATGCCGAAATATGAAAAGCTGGTGAAGATGCACCAGGAAAAAAGGCCGATTTTCTCCCGTTATCAGCTGGAGGAGCAGATCGACCTTATCTACGAGAAGAAGGTGCCGCTGAAATCGGGAGGCTCCATCTTCATCGAACCCACCGAAGCCCTCGTTTCCATCGATGTTAACTCGGGAAAATCCACCGGCGAAAAAGGGGTCGAGGATACCGCCTTCAAGACCAATCTGGAAGCGGCCGCCGAGGCGGCCAGACAGCTGCGCCTGCGCGACCTTGGGGGGCTGATAGTCATCGACTTCATCGACATGCGCGAACGCAAACACAACAACGAAGTGGAGAAAGCGCTGAAGACCGCCCTCAAGGGGGACAAAGCCAGGGTCACCGTTGGCAAAATATCCCAGTTCGGCCTTTTGGAGATGTCCCGGCAACGGATCAAGCAGACCATCAACCAGGCCAGCTCCCTGGAGTGCCCCCACTGTGAAGGTCGGGGCAAGGTCAAATCGGTGGAGGCCATGGCTGTATCCTTTTTGCGTAAGGTCCATGCTGCTGCCGCCAAGGGTACCGTCGCCGAAGTGCGTGGTGGCCTGCCCCTTGAGGTTGCTTATTTTCTGTTGAACCGGAAGAAGCGGGAGTTGGCCCAGATTGAGACCGATTACGATCTGGATGTGACGGTAAAGGGGAAGCCATCGTTTTTGCTGAACCAGATAGAGCTTGAGTTGATCAAGCGGGAAAAGCCATTTACGGAAGAGATAGCGCCGGAAGTCCCCACTACGGAAGCGGGAGTGCCTGCTTTGGCGGCTGCTGCAGCAGAGGCGCCTCCTGCCGAAGAAGGGAAACCGAAGAAAAAGAGGCGGCGCAAGAAGAAACACCATGTGGAGGGGGAAGCTGCACCACTGGGCGAAGAGATCGCGGTACCTCCCGCCGTTGAATCGGCTGAAGAGGAAGGACACGAGGCTGCAGCGGAGACCACCGAGACCGTTGAAGTATCGGGAGCCGAAGTTGCCGAAGAGCACAAGAAAAAGCGCCGGCGTAGACGGCGCCGCGGCGGCAAGGGGGCAGGCGAGGCTGTTGCTCCGGCAGAGACCTCCACAGTGCCGGAGATCGCAGCCTCTACCGGGGAAGCAATATCTGAGCAGGCTGCTGAACCGGCAACGGAAGGTGAAACCACTGCCGAGGAAAGCAAGAAAAAACGCCGCCGCCGTCGCAAACGAGGTGGCAAGCAAGCCACTTCCGAGGCCGTAGCCGGGGCCGGGGCCGAAACGGCTCACGCCGGGGAAGCTGCCCAGGAGGTGCCGCAACAACCTGAAAAGCCGGCGGAACAGCCGGCAGAGGAGAAGGCTAAAAAACCCCGCGCTCCGCGAAAAAAGAAGCCGGCGGCTGAAGCTGTACCGGAAGCTCCTGCACCGGTAGAGGTGCCCGAAACAGAGCCGGCAAAACCGAAACGGGCTGCGCGCCCTCGAAAGGCAGCGCCTGAAAAGAGTGAGGAACCCCAGGCCGAGCCGGCTGGCGAAGCTCAGGAAAAACCCAAGCGCAAACGGGCTCCACGTAAGAAGAAAGAAGAATCCCCGGCTGAGTAA
- a CDS encoding DUF190 domain-containing protein — protein sequence MTKLTGEQVLMRIFIGESDRHGHIPLYEALVELLRREGLAGATVIRCIAGFGAHSVYHTDKLLRLSTDLPVIVEVVDSQERIDAVMPAIDGMMDGGMITLEKATVIRYSHHDKK from the coding sequence ATGACCAAGCTGACCGGCGAACAGGTATTGATGCGGATCTTTATCGGTGAAAGCGACCGCCACGGCCATATCCCCCTCTACGAGGCACTGGTGGAACTGTTGCGCAGGGAGGGACTCGCCGGGGCGACGGTAATCCGCTGCATTGCCGGCTTCGGCGCCCACAGCGTCTACCATACGGATAAATTACTCCGTCTCTCCACCGATCTGCCCGTCATCGTCGAGGTGGTGGACAGCCAGGAAAGGATTGACGCCGTCATGCCTGCCATCGACGGGATGATGGACGGCGGCATGATCACCCTGGAAAAGGCCACCGTCATCCGCTACAGCCACCACGATAAAAAATAA
- a CDS encoding MBL fold metallo-hydrolase, protein MTNSWFTIECINRRTTAISEYGHWEQGHSYLFEGSRKAALIDTGLGIGRISDVVRKLTQLQIVVLTTHCHWDHIGGHGEFDELAIHEDDQGWLEHGLPISSQEILSNLFKEPFSQKLPRCFDPYNYHPFVGKPRHVLHDNDVINLGDRQLKILHTPGHSPGHICVFEEETGYLCTGDLLYEGTVYASYPSTDPWKLHDSIKRIDSIEHVSRLLPGHKRLDIQRSFLSKARVALDKLADAEFVKHGTGIHECGDISFIF, encoded by the coding sequence ATGACAAATTCTTGGTTCACAATAGAATGTATCAACCGCAGAACTACAGCGATCAGTGAATATGGACACTGGGAACAGGGCCATTCCTACTTGTTCGAAGGAAGCCGCAAGGCTGCACTGATAGACACTGGGTTGGGTATTGGCCGGATAAGTGACGTTGTGCGCAAGCTGACGCAACTTCAGATTGTTGTCCTTACGACGCACTGTCATTGGGATCATATCGGTGGGCACGGGGAATTCGATGAATTGGCCATTCACGAAGATGATCAAGGATGGCTCGAACACGGTTTGCCGATTTCGTCACAGGAGATCCTGTCAAACTTGTTTAAAGAACCATTTTCGCAAAAGTTGCCAAGGTGTTTCGACCCATACAACTATCACCCGTTCGTGGGAAAGCCCCGGCATGTTTTGCATGATAACGATGTAATCAATTTGGGGGACCGGCAGCTCAAAATATTACACACACCGGGACACTCGCCCGGACATATCTGCGTATTTGAGGAAGAGACGGGATACCTTTGCACCGGAGATCTTCTTTATGAGGGCACTGTGTACGCCAGCTACCCGAGCACGGACCCGTGGAAGTTACACGATTCGATAAAACGTATAGATTCCATTGAGCACGTGTCGAGGCTTCTGCCTGGTCACAAAAGATTGGATATTCAAAGGTCTTTTCTGTCAAAGGCACGTGTGGCGTTGGATAAGCTTGCCGACGCAGAATTTGTGAAGCATGGAACCGGCATACATGAATGTGGAGACATAAGTTTTATTTTTTAA
- the lpdA gene encoding dihydrolipoyl dehydrogenase, protein MSDEMYDLIIIGAGPGGYVAAIRAAQLGMKVAVVERGERLGGVCLNEGCIPSKALLDSSELFALARDKFALHGIGINAPTLDLTKMMARKDDVVKKLTDGIAFLFKKNKIIRILGTAKLGAAGNGERRAVEVLGAGGEKQAIVGKHILLATGSQAIEVPGLPFDGETVVSAREALSFPEVPEHLLVIGGGYIGLELGSVWLRLGSRVTVVEMLPNILPNTDRQVADTLLRSLKKQGMGFMLGAKVEGLQKKDGKASVTVNVAGKGEQLSCDRVLVAVGRKSLTDGLGGEEAGIAFDCGRIRVDDNFATSVPGIYAIGDLIHGPLLAHKAMMEGEVFAERLAGQASVVDYEFIPGIIYTWPEAASVGKTEEQLQAESLSYSVGRFNFMANGRARCMDETEGFVKVLAHKDTGRVLGVHIIGPRASDMIAEGVTVMTYGGTAEDIALTFHAHPTLSEAVKEAALDVEKRAIHA, encoded by the coding sequence ATGTCCGATGAAATGTACGATCTGATCATTATCGGTGCCGGGCCGGGGGGCTATGTGGCGGCGATCCGCGCTGCCCAATTGGGGATGAAGGTGGCGGTGGTGGAGCGTGGCGAACGCCTGGGCGGGGTTTGCCTCAATGAGGGCTGCATTCCCAGCAAAGCGCTGCTTGATTCCAGCGAGCTCTTTGCCCTGGCACGGGATAAATTTGCCCTCCATGGTATCGGCATCAACGCACCCACCCTGGACTTGACGAAAATGATGGCCCGCAAGGACGACGTGGTGAAAAAACTCACCGACGGCATCGCCTTCCTTTTCAAGAAGAACAAAATAATACGCATCCTGGGAACGGCCAAGCTTGGGGCGGCCGGCAATGGGGAGCGGCGGGCGGTGGAGGTCCTGGGGGCAGGGGGAGAAAAGCAGGCGATAGTCGGCAAACACATACTTCTTGCCACCGGCAGTCAGGCCATAGAGGTGCCGGGGCTCCCCTTCGACGGCGAGACGGTGGTGAGCGCCCGCGAAGCGCTATCTTTTCCGGAAGTGCCTGAGCACCTGCTGGTGATCGGCGGTGGTTATATCGGACTGGAGCTTGGTTCGGTCTGGCTGCGCCTGGGAAGCCGGGTGACAGTGGTGGAGATGTTGCCGAACATTCTGCCCAACACCGACCGGCAGGTTGCCGACACCCTTTTGCGGTCCCTGAAAAAGCAGGGAATGGGATTCATGCTGGGGGCCAAGGTTGAAGGTTTGCAGAAGAAGGATGGCAAGGCATCCGTCACCGTCAATGTCGCCGGCAAGGGTGAACAGCTTTCCTGTGACAGGGTGCTGGTCGCTGTGGGGAGAAAATCGCTTACAGACGGGCTCGGGGGGGAAGAGGCCGGTATTGCCTTCGACTGCGGCAGGATCAGAGTTGACGATAATTTTGCCACCTCTGTCCCCGGAATTTATGCCATCGGCGACCTTATTCATGGCCCGCTCCTTGCCCACAAGGCGATGATGGAGGGTGAGGTCTTCGCCGAAAGGCTGGCAGGTCAAGCCTCGGTGGTTGATTATGAGTTCATTCCCGGTATCATTTACACATGGCCTGAAGCGGCATCGGTTGGAAAAACCGAGGAACAGCTGCAGGCGGAGAGCCTCTCTTATTCTGTCGGACGCTTCAATTTCATGGCCAATGGCCGGGCCAGGTGCATGGACGAGACGGAAGGATTCGTCAAGGTGCTTGCCCACAAGGATACGGGCCGGGTGCTCGGTGTCCATATCATTGGTCCCCGTGCCTCGGATATGATTGCCGAAGGGGTGACGGTGATGACCTACGGCGGCACCGCCGAGGATATAGCACTCACTTTCCATGCCCATCCGACGTTGTCGGAGGCGGTTAAAGAAGCAGCGCTGGATGTGGAAAAACGAGCAATCCATGCGTGA
- the crcB gene encoding fluoride efflux transporter CrcB yields MQTVIFIGIFGALGCLCRYYLSGWVYDIVGRAFPYGTFAVNIIGAFLIGLIMEFSLRSTLVSPQLRVGLTIGFLGGLTTFSTFSYETFRLLEDGELLIASVNVLTSVLVCLVFTWLGIAAARYI; encoded by the coding sequence ATGCAGACGGTTATCTTTATAGGAATATTCGGCGCATTAGGGTGCCTGTGCCGCTACTACCTTTCTGGCTGGGTCTATGACATCGTCGGCAGGGCTTTTCCCTACGGCACCTTTGCCGTCAATATTATCGGTGCCTTTCTCATCGGTCTGATCATGGAGTTTTCCCTGCGCAGCACGCTGGTTTCTCCCCAGTTGCGCGTTGGGCTGACCATCGGTTTTCTTGGAGGGCTTACCACCTTTTCCACCTTCAGCTACGAAACATTCCGCCTTCTTGAGGATGGGGAACTGCTGATAGCTTCGGTAAACGTGCTCACCAGCGTCCTGGTATGTCTGGTGTTTACCTGGTTGGGAATCGCGGCGGCTCGATATATCTAG